One region of Zingiber officinale cultivar Zhangliang chromosome 7B, Zo_v1.1, whole genome shotgun sequence genomic DNA includes:
- the LOC122004435 gene encoding proline-rich receptor-like protein kinase PERK13, whose protein sequence is MPDSGPSAIPSSSPPVATASPPAPPIATPTPVPSQTDVPPAPPEVQVEPPLAQPFTSQQHQSMEVDPSHRPSPATSLPEPSQVPPSAPSRSAAGPSSSAAGPSQPPPPVPLYHYITAPSEAGLLSRRDVPTSSLTMKGRLATLWEESMHQMELLPPPAQMNRFFELYIKVNFHACLLQLLSSSLLLDVSSISQACAESLRINQSFHAVYHQNKMLRDKVTELELQLNNPAQASHALRAEIKDLTKRKNHLEVSLAIANHDLKGLQEEKNQVDAMQQQRMDQQTLEH, encoded by the coding sequence ATGCCAGACTCGGGTCCCTCCGCTATCCCTTCTTCTTCACCTCCTGTTGCAACCGCCTCTCCCCCTGCGCCTCCTATTGCGACTCCGACTCCTGTCCCGAGCCAGACAGATGTTCCTCCTGCTCCGCCCGAGGTTCAGGTTGAGCCTCCACTAGCTCAACCTTTCACTTCGCAACAGCATCAAAGCATGGAGGTCGACCCTTCGCATCGCCCTTCACCAGCTACTTCACTGCCAGAACCTTCTCAAGTGCCTCCCTCAGCTCCTTCTAGGTCGGCTGCTGGGCCTTCTAGCTCCGCTGCTGGGCCTTCCCAACCGCCACCACCTGTTCCTCTTTATCATTATATCACTGCTCCTTCTGAGGCTGGGTTACTGTCACGGCGAGATGTTCCCaccagctccttgaccatgaaaGGTCGCTTGGCTACTTTGTGGGAAGAAAGCATGCATCAGATGGAACTTTTGCCACCCCCTGCCCAGATGAATAGATTTTTTGAGCTATACATCAAGGTCAACTTCCATGCTTGTTTACTGCAACTATTATCTTCTTCACTCTTATTAGATGTTTCTTCTATATCCCAGGCCTGTGCCGAGTCCCTGAGGATAAACCAATCCTTTCATGCTGTTTATCACCAGAATAAGATGCTAAGGGACAAGGTGACTGAACTGGAGCTTCAATTAAATAATCCGGCGCAGGCTAGTCATGCTCTAAGAGCCGAAATAAAAGATCTGACCAAAAGGAAGAACCATCTGGAAGTATCCTTGGCGATAGCTAACCACGATCTTAAAGGCCTCCAGGAAGAAAAAAACCAGGTCGATGCCATGCAACAGCAACGCATGGATCAACAAACTTTAGAGCATTAG